TCCCACCCTTAGGGATGCAAAACTCAATAGTATTCAAATCCAGTCTTTACAATTTATATATTAACTATATGCTTTTTCACCCACTGTCATTTCAGTCAAAGGGAGGATTGAGGTTATAATCAAGCGCATGGCGAATGATCAATGAAAGGAATCTGTGTTGGTTTATGGTGTTGAGGAGCCTTCTGTTACAGAATTCCTAGGGCTCTGCTGCTTCAAAAGAACTGTTGGTATAGTTCTTGAAACTCTTGACTTGTGCTCCAAAATTAGCTGTTCTGCAAACCAGTCTAATCTCTCTGCATTGGTCTGAGGAAGTTTCTTCTTGCCACCAAATGGGATATATTCCATGCTCTTCTGCTTCAACATGTTGTCTGCAAAATTCATCAGCATGTCAACATTGGCTTGGCTGGGATCATCAATGTCACCCAAGTTTTCTTGTGGGAATCCACTAGCCTGTCAAAACAAAAATTGCCATCAAAACCAATTACTATTTTTCCTTTTCCCAACTGCAGAAGCAAACATAGCCTTTCAATACAACAATACAACATGTTCTAATATACTTTTGGACACCAAACGGGTTACACAACGTTCAAAGCAGGCCATTAAAATCATACTCGGTGACAATGAATTTCCACATTTCAGAATTAAATTGGCTACTGCATTAGAGGGCATGTAGGTTAAATACATTCAGCATTAAAACTCTGCAGCTGCTTATAAGCGCCCCACACTATATTCATGAATGAAATTTCAAATTTAGACCCGTTCTTAGCAATGCAGACCTTCTATTTATAATTCTCCCAACAATTTTGCCTAGAGTAAACTACAAAATATTTACCCAATCTTCAAAATGGCCTAAACCACAACTGGTTTTTTAAAACCCAGTTGAGCACATTTTACAAATTAAGTCAATCTTATTGACCTACTCAATGACACAGACAAGAATAAGTTAGAACTATCCATCCTAATATAAATCACACAAAGCTTGCTTGACTTGCTGCCTCAGGTTTTCTATATGATTAAGTCCACTTTTGCTTCCTACCACAATTGCCAAGCTCTTGTTTATTTATTTTTGCGCTTAATTTACCTACCAGACATTTTAACCGTGCTAAATTTACAAGGGCAAGTGCACTTTCTGCACAATCAAATTTCCATTGTCTTTACTACCTCACATCTTATAATACTACCCTAATTCAGACATATTTAGTACTCTAGAATATAGACTGCCTACAATATTAGTATATATTATGTAAAATAAAGCAAAAATCCagataaagaaaagttgatgaagcATATGATTTCAGATACatgttttcaaaacaaaaacctaaGGAAATAATCTCAAAAACCCGAATAAAGAAATTTCACCTGAATTCTGACATAATTCTGCAGTTTCTGGCCAAATGCCATGCTAATAGCATGATCAACCATATCAGAAACTCCATCCTTGACAATCTTCATAACAGGCTTAGCCCACTGGAATGCCCCCCATCCTTTCACCCTCTGGTACTCATACTTCCGATCAAACTGCCCCGTTCCCACGGACAACACCAACAAATCCTCCACTCCTCTCACAAATGGAAACTCTTGCTTATTGTTTAACACATGCGTAACGGCGGCAACAGTAGGATTGTGCATAACAAGCCCCCCATCTAATGCAGTACACGAGGTCTGGCCATCGATAGACTGCATCTTAACAGGCTTAAAAAACCCTGGTGTTGCAGATGTTGCCCTGCAGATTTCCCATAGATTGAAGTCGAAATTGTCTGTCTCCAGTGCATCTGCCCGGGAAAACAGAAATGGTGCAGAACTGGATAAATCGTAGCAGGGGATCAGAAGCGGCTTAAGAGTGTCTTTTAAGGTTTTCGACCCAAACAAGGATTTGAAGACCTGTTCAAAATATTGAAAAGAGAACTAAGATGGAGTTCTGCCAAGTTTAAAGTAAGTAGAGTTTTCTATGAAAAACATTAAATACAGAATAATGAAAGAAGCTAAAAATCCTTTAAAGACATCCAAATCCTGAATGAAAGAACTAAGACTGAGCTATGCAACACTTGGATCAAATGAATCGTCATGTTGAATAATGTTCGGTACAGAATAAAGACAGACTTTTCAAGCACAGAGACTAGGGAAGACCTGTTCAAACAGAGAATTAGAGGTAAAAGATTCCTAAAGTAATGCTTTAAATCACCGCCAAATAAGTGGCTCAGTTGGTGTATAAGATCCCCATAAAGTATTCAGTAAAAATTAATGACACAGTTTTCGACCTGAACATGCATGTGAAGCCCTGTTTAAAGTTAAACCAAGAACTAAGGGTAAAAAGTGCCTACAGGCAATGCTTCAGATCACCACCAAGCTATACGATAATCTGGTGTATACAACCCCACTGTACTTCGACACAGATTTTGAGAAAAACTGGTCTTTTAGAACACCAATATGCCAATATGGTGGGTTTAATTGGTTCCATTTAACTTACATATTCAAATTTTGTTCGACTAATAACTTTTGACTTGCCAGTAACCAGAGAGCTGTACAGAGATTTTAACAAGTAAAATTCCATTTAGAAGCATATTAATTAGAACAAGTAAAATTCCATTTTGAATCATATTAATTAAAGGATAATAGTAGTGCTTTTAAACTCTAAACAGCTCTTACAAGAAAAACGAGAAAGGCAATTACTAGGTTAACGAGATTACTACTGCGGTATTCATTCCTTAAATCATATATGTTTGGGTATAACTGTGTTCGAGCCACTTCAGTTTACCGGACGCTTATCCAGATATGTATTTCAAAAAGGTAATGATTTCTAGATCTGAAGTGCACAAAACAAATTCTCTGTAATCTTTTTTCACCTCCCTGAGCAGTGCATCTCTGCATGTCAGTGATTTGACTGAATATAATTAGCAATAAAATATGAAGAAAAGCTATTTCTCTATAGAAAAAAGATAACTCAGACAAACCGTGCAAAAGTCACTTCAAACCAAAAAGTATTCAATAAAGTATAATGAAGGGTCAGAGTAGCAGAAACTTTTTCATTGATCTCCAAATGCAGCACATTGAGCTTTAAAGTAGCAGCAGATTCTCAAACTAACCCTCCACCCTGCCTATTAGCTAGCTACAATTTTGCAGACACAATTTAATACAGAAATCTATAAAGCAATCCTAAATTTAATGGCTTCATTCAAGCTTTTCCCTAATAATGGGTTGAATAGCAAAACCATAAACAGGGACACTTAAGCCAATCGAATCGAATGCCATAAGCATGCAGAGCAGATCTAGAAACTCTTAGCAAAACAACATGCTgccaacaaaccaaaaataaaatgtATCGGCACGGCTTCAAACTTTGGCACAAACTAACATTAAAACAGAAATGCATCAAAGACATCATTGGACACAAATGCTTGTGCAA
The nucleotide sequence above comes from Cryptomeria japonica chromosome 11, Sugi_1.0, whole genome shotgun sequence. Encoded proteins:
- the LOC131036340 gene encoding patatin-like protein 7, with product MVLSFEGAAEHAFNATDLNLTSEIFSMLENRFLASGYNWPTTKPAGNGTGKICILSIDGGGMRGIVAGKTLAYLEEALQRKSGNPDARLADYVDVAIGTGVGGMIAALLLADGGNGRPLCRAQHIATLLANHGARMFSRSSSCFTKLFSNRFSTASMEQVFKSLFGSKTLKDTLKPLLIPCYDLSSSAPFLFSRADALETDNFDFNLWEICRATSATPGFFKPVKMQSIDGQTSCTALDGGLVMHNPTVAAVTHVLNNKQEFPFVRGVEDLLVLSVGTGQFDRKYEYQRVKGWGAFQWAKPVMKIVKDGVSDMVDHAISMAFGQKLQNYVRIQASGFPQENLGDIDDPSQANVDMLMNFADNMLKQKSMEYIPFGGKKKLPQTNAERLDWFAEQLILEHKSRVSRTIPTVLLKQQSPRNSVTEGSSTP